Genomic segment of Gloeocapsa sp. PCC 7428:
TAATCACTGTACCAAGCTGGCAAAGGTAAAACAGTTTAAGTGCGATCGCTTATACTTGCAACGTCATTTTCTAAGCAAGTGAGGTGACGCGAAAGTAAGTTTCGTCAATGATTTTAGACAATCACTTGTGCCAATGAAACCTTGTAATTTTGAAGAGAAAGTAATTTGGTATTCTATTCTGGGTACTTACGGGTTCTATTTTACTGGCTTACTTTACTACGTTCCACCCGCGATCGCTTGGATACTCGCTTGTTATCTTATTAAAAAGCTGTGGCTGCAAAAAAACAATGCATTTGAAGCTGACAAGATCGCTATCCCTTGGGAAGTTTGGGTGTGGATTATTGCAATGGCAGCGATAGAATTTGCCACGATCTTTGGTCATGCCGATTTCAATTTGGGAAAAGCAAGTCTCATAAAAGCTACGTTCGGTTGGGCTAAAGGATGGGCACTTCTAGCCATATTTCCTCTAATTGGCTGCTTAAATATTAGACCAAAATTAGTTTGTCGCGCTGTTTGCCTTTTAAGTCTTCAATCTCTCGTTTATCTAGTTTTTTGCTATTTCGCATCATTAGTTAGCCTAAATATTTCTTATACTGCCCCCCTGAATTTTTTTGGTGGGGCAAGATTAGGTTTTTTCGTAACTTTGTATACCATTGAAAATGGCTGGCTTCGCCTTCCTTTATTTGCCCCTTGGGCTACTGTTATTGGGTTTGTTGGCAATGTATTTTTACCTTTATGTCTTTTAGAAAAAGACCGAAGACTGCGATGGATTGGAATCGTTGCCTCAATTCTGATGTGTTGGTTTTCTGGTTCTAGAGTCAATATGTTAGCTCTACCTACAGCCTGGATCGCTACGCAAGTTCTATCTAGTTTCCAGCGCCCATTTTTTTGGCTGACAGCTGGTTTTTCAAGTTTAATTACTGGATTATTAGCACCAAGTTTAATTAATGCGATCGCATCATTTAAACATTGGATGCGGAGTTTGCGTGCCAATTCTAACAGCGATCGCGAAGCTTTAGACAGAATTGCTATCCGACGTTGGGCAGAAGCACCAATTACTGGTCATGGTGTTACCGATTCAGGTCCTAGTAGGATTGTAGATGTCAATATTGGTACTCATAATAATTGGACTGGATTATTATTTATTAATGGAATTGTCGGTGTTCTAGCGCTTGGTGTGTCTTTGGTCTGTAGTTTTATAAGCTTAGTTGTTCGTTCCCAAGAAAGCCAAACAGCTAAAAGTGCGCTTCACATTCTCTTAATTATATTTTGCAATACATTTGTTGATAGCCTCAATATGACTGCCTATCTCGTAGCTCCTAGTTTAATTTTTCTTGGTGCTGTCTTTCGGGAGCCTTTACAGAAACAGGAAAGGAGATTACTATTACCAATTTCTAATTAAACCTTCTGTTATACAAGTACAGTTTTTGAAATTACATCAAAGTAGTTCTTAGGAGTATAATTATGAAAGATTCTGTGAAAATATTGCAAACCGAGATCAGTAAAGCACAAAAAATACTCGACAAAGAACTAGCCAATAAAAGTTATTTAAAGGTGTTAGAAGTAGGCTGTGGCTCTTGTAGTCGCCTTCAGATTACTCAAAACAGAAATATGGTTGGTATTGATATTTCAGAGAAGCAACTTCAAAGAAATAATACTCTCAATGAAAAAATACAAGGGGATATACAAAGTTATAGCTTCCCACAGTCTAGTTTTGATTTAATTGTATGCTGGTGGGTTTTAGAGCATCTACCACAACCCGAAAAAGCTTTACTAAACTGCCAAAAAGCTCTCAAAGAGGATGGAATTATTATTATTGCTTCTCCTAATGTATTCTCTTTAAAGGGAATAATTACAAAGTATACACCTCATTGGTTTCATGTCTGGGCATATAGATTTATCTTTGGTCAGCAACTGGCAGGTGTTGAGGATAGGGCACCTTTTCGCACTTACTTAAAATCTTCTATTTCGGCAGCATCAATTAAGAAATTTGCCCAAGACAATGAACTTTCGGTTGAGTATTTTAGTCCTTATGAGTCGCCCAAACAAATTAGACTCCGAAAAAAATATTTCCTTACAGGTTTCTTATGGTGGTCAATTAAGTCAATAACTAGGTTATTGACTTTAGGCAAAATCGATGCAGAAAATACCGAATATATCACGATTTTGAAAAAGCCCACACAACAGCACAAAATACCATCTGATAAACCTTTAGAAACTGTAGCTGTTTAATAGATAAATATACTCTTAGTTAAGGATATAACAAATTAACCCCAATTCAATATTGGGGTTTGTTTTTCCGAACTAAACTGAAGGAATTGTGCTCAACGTTAACCAATCACTAAACGTAATCGCCGCCAAAGATATTGAGGTATATTACTAATTCTATTCGAGTTAGCTAATAAAGCTCGTAATCCAGCAAAAGGTAAAGTTAACCATAGCCAAATAATGAGAATAGCTGGAATCTGAACTTGCTTCTTTGTATAGCCTGCTTTGAGCAACTGCTGTCCACAGCAAAATTGAAAAATCGCAACTTCTGCATCACTAAGTTTTTCTTGCCAGCGATATGCTGGTTCGCTAGATAAACCAGAACCATTACTCCAAGAGTTTGAGTACGAGCTATTTACTAAACCAACTGTATGCATCGAGGGTTCATAATCTAAAGTCAGCCAGTTTGTTAAGGATTTAAGTGATGGCTCAGGACAGGTAACTAAATTTTCAAATTGCTGAATGTAAACACGGCTTTCCCCAAATTGATCGCGTGCCTTGAGTGCTGCATTAAGAGCCGCTTTCCAAATTAAACTAATAATTATCAAATTATACGAGTTCTTTATTCTTCGTTTTTCTGTAAGTGACTTGCTACTACTATCAGATCTCCATTGACTCTTCCAAAAGTCACGATAGGAAGCAATGACTCCTCCTGGATTACGAACCATACAAATAACTTTCGCATCAGGATAGCAATTTAAAATTTCAGCAATTTTAAAGATATGCCTTGGTGTTTTTTCTCCAAATATAGTTTTGTTTTTCTTCTGAGCGCAAAGCTGGCAATATGCCTCAAAATAAGAATCTGTCCCACAGCCTATTTGCTGAGCTAAGGAACGTAACTCCATACGATCCATCCAGCCTTGCTCCGGATCTCCTTTTGCTTCATATGCCTTATGGGTTAGAGCAAGAAAGTAATCTTCAGTAACTTGTATCTCTTGAGAAGATAATGGTTTTTGCTCTCGCCCAGACATTTTGACACGTAAATCATCAAAATAATGAGTTTCTTTAGAGATGTAAACGTTTGAATGTTT
This window contains:
- a CDS encoding O-antigen ligase codes for the protein MKPCNFEEKVIWYSILGTYGFYFTGLLYYVPPAIAWILACYLIKKLWLQKNNAFEADKIAIPWEVWVWIIAMAAIEFATIFGHADFNLGKASLIKATFGWAKGWALLAIFPLIGCLNIRPKLVCRAVCLLSLQSLVYLVFCYFASLVSLNISYTAPLNFFGGARLGFFVTLYTIENGWLRLPLFAPWATVIGFVGNVFLPLCLLEKDRRLRWIGIVASILMCWFSGSRVNMLALPTAWIATQVLSSFQRPFFWLTAGFSSLITGLLAPSLINAIASFKHWMRSLRANSNSDREALDRIAIRRWAEAPITGHGVTDSGPSRIVDVNIGTHNNWTGLLFINGIVGVLALGVSLVCSFISLVVRSQESQTAKSALHILLIIFCNTFVDSLNMTAYLVAPSLIFLGAVFREPLQKQERRLLLPISN
- a CDS encoding bifunctional 2-polyprenyl-6-hydroxyphenol methylase/3-demethylubiquinol 3-O-methyltransferase UbiG, translating into MKDSVKILQTEISKAQKILDKELANKSYLKVLEVGCGSCSRLQITQNRNMVGIDISEKQLQRNNTLNEKIQGDIQSYSFPQSSFDLIVCWWVLEHLPQPEKALLNCQKALKEDGIIIIASPNVFSLKGIITKYTPHWFHVWAYRFIFGQQLAGVEDRAPFRTYLKSSISAASIKKFAQDNELSVEYFSPYESPKQIRLRKKYFLTGFLWWSIKSITRLLTLGKIDAENTEYITILKKPTQQHKIPSDKPLETVAV
- a CDS encoding sulfotransferase: MEESKNEIAKKSMIFIVGTSRSGTTLMRQILSKHSNVYISKETHYFDDLRVKMSGREQKPLSSQEIQVTEDYFLALTHKAYEAKGDPEQGWMDRMELRSLAQQIGCGTDSYFEAYCQLCAQKKNKTIFGEKTPRHIFKIAEILNCYPDAKVICMVRNPGGVIASYRDFWKSQWRSDSSSKSLTEKRRIKNSYNLIIISLIWKAALNAALKARDQFGESRVYIQQFENLVTCPEPSLKSLTNWLTLDYEPSMHTVGLVNSSYSNSWSNGSGLSSEPAYRWQEKLSDAEVAIFQFCCGQQLLKAGYTKKQVQIPAILIIWLWLTLPFAGLRALLANSNRISNIPQYLWRRLRLVIG